gtgctctgcggagcaagtcagcgccatctaacgttacgctctgggtttgagctatgcgtctcgtgcgcatgcgcggccaaAATAAAGCGGTGCCTGCTCGTGGGTTCTCGGCCTTAGTTCTTACGCTTCAGTCCGCCAGGGCCGCGCTGAATGATATGTAACAGCGGCCGGAAAACCAACGCGTTGCGCGCGAATCACGGGGCGGCTAGGCAAGCAAGTGCAAGTGATATCGGGTGATCGCGCATTTCTGAAGCACGTCCAAGTGATAGCGGGTGATCGCGCGTTTCAGGCGCAGACCAGGCTAAGAGTGCGAGAATTGGGCCTATAGGGTTGTTTGGTGTCTATTTTCGTCGCCTATTTTCGTCGGCTATCGCCCTTAGCTAAATACGCAGTGCAGATACACGCCGAAAGACATTATCGCCGCGGCGAGTGGTGCCTGTGCAGAAATGCGCGGTGATCTGCTATCACTCGCGCTTACTTGCCTGGCCGTCTCGTTACACTCGTCAAACATGGTGGCACGGCGACGCCCTCGCCGCCGTCACAGCGTCACAATTGCAGGCAGAGCGCCCCTCGCGGCACGAAACGAACTCGCAAGGTGGTGGCTGGACAAGGAAGCGATGAGCAGGCATGCCTCTGTctctgccgcgcatgcgcgcgggACGCATAACTCAAACCCAGAGCGCAGcgttaggtggcgctgacttgctccgcagagcaccgtcgccgcgctctagacaaggctgctcaccactgtacgTTGCCGAAGTTTGTCACAAGGCCTTGGGGTCAGCATGGTGGTGGGCCAGCACTCAAATAATAATGGGCGAAAATCCCGCAGCTTTAGAGATTTGATACATAGAACTAAAGAATTAAAACTACGCAAAACATCGGGAAAATTACGCTTATTTTGAAGTAAATAAACCAGCCACGATTTATCACATCACGCTCAAAATGCCGCAGATATATTGAAGAACTATTCCCAAAAGCAGTGTCGAACGAGCAGGGTTAAGCGTGAGTCTTTGGCTAGTGAACTACCGCTTATAGATAGAAAACGCTTTGAGCGCTACTACACCACGTATCGGCTATTTCGTGATTCGCAATCGTGCTCTTGCTGTTAGTGCTTGTTGTTTTTCCTTTATGAACTCTTAGAATTGGGattcgaattttttttcttaaccaAGGTTTCTAAGTATACGGCTCTCTCCGCGCCCGCACTCTCCACGTTTCACAGctaatgaaaaacaagaaacgcTGAACCTATTAATGCGTACCTTGTACAGGTTCAGGTCGAGGCGCGCGCCGTCGTAGCTGAGAACCAAGCAGCGCAGCCTGTCGTTGAACCCGAGCTGCTCTCCGAGTCCTTCGGGCGGGTCACAATCAGTGGCGCCCAAGCGCAGCTCCCGCACGTTGCAGCGGCTGAGGAATTCGAGCGAGCCGAATCGCGGCACCCCGATGAACGTGAGCCGGCCTCCGTTGTGGCTGACAGCCAGCTCGGCCGCGTCGTCGGCATCCACGTCGAGGCCTTCCCGGCAGCGCTCGCAACTGGCGACGTCGGTGTACACTCGGACGTCCAAGTCGTTGAGCGAGGGGCAGGCGAGGGCGAGGCGGCCGAGCGCCCCCTGCCGTCGGATGCCGCAGGGCGACGCCGACAGCGCCGTCAGCGACGTCAACCCGGCGTCCCGCAAGACTGCGGTCATGTCCAAGTTGTCGGCGCAGTGGAACGAGTTGACGTTCAGCTCGGTCATGTGTTCGTACTCGCCGTGCCCGTTGATGCTCCTGAACTGCTGCAGGAAATAGACTAGGGCGTCGTGGTAGGCGGCATCGGCGCACGGATACTGCAAGTTGTTGAACATTCCGAGCAGGACGAGGCAGAGGCTTTTCACGCGAGTCCACTCGTTCGTAGCACCCGCTTGGCGCATCTGCTCTGTCGCAGTGCTGCTGGGGCGTACCACCACGAGCGTCTGATGGTTCGGCAGTGCCTGTTTACGGCAGCAGAGATCACGCATCAGCCAGCGGTTCCCAGTAGTGTGTGGGTTCCGAGTGCACAGCACGTTTCCGCAGAGGACGCCGCAGTCTGTGGAGTTCATGGGCGTATAGGCAAATTGGCACGCCGTCGAAGGAACCTCGGACGTGAACGTGAAGCGGCGTAGGCTCTGATGACTTTCCCACAACCTCCTGCATTTGTCGCTGGCGTCCCCGAACTGCCCCCGAAGAAAGTGAACGTGCAAGTCGTTCACGTTGGGAAAGTGCAGCATCAGGTCACTGACAATGTCGATGTTGTCGCTGCCAGCGACTTCGACGTATATGGACTGAAGGCTCGGAAATTGTGGGGCGAAGTTGCACCTCGCCAGGTTGCGAATCGAGCGGGCCTGGAGTGGAGACAAACGCTCGTCTATCGTGAACTCGAGAGTTTCCAACTTCTTCAGCGCCGGGAGGACCAGTATTCGGACGTCGTACGGCTTTAACGAACTAGCGACGCAGCGAAGACAACGCAGCTCCGTGCAGCTACTTATCAAGGTGCAAAGGCGGGACGGGTTCGCGACCACGCAGTTTCGGAGCTGCAGCTCCGAGACTTCGTGGCGATGGTACGTAGCCAGTTTTTTCACCAGCACGTCCGCTGTCTGAGCGGCGGCCATACTGAGCATCATGGCGACGACGTTGGGCGATGTCACGCACAAACAGATGTGGAGAAAAATACTTGGCAGCTCGGCCGGTGAAACCGGCCGTTGGTCTATCCGCACTGACGACGCTACATCGTCGAAGCAGCAGGTTTTCGGTGCGCGCCATGTCGTGAATCAAGTGACTACGAAATTTATCAGGAATCTGAAGGTGCTTTCTGGGATATCACAGTCACGTTGATTAGGTCGCGTTATAGGCAGTGGATTGTTATCGctgttttcattctttttgcACGCGCGTATGTTTTTGCGTTTGTAGGTTCGAAAACGATTTAGCAACAATAAGTTGATTAAGGTAGCCACAGCCCGTTGGCAAGAAATGCCGATAGTGGTGCGCACACGCGCGTAAAAAGGCGCGCCTGCGCAATTCCAGGTTGTCGAAAGAAGGTGCTTGCTTAGTTGAAGGGCGCAAGAATACAGCTTGGCAAACCCTCGAAGTTCCCGCGTTATTTTGACCCGCCCTTTACATGTACAGACACTCCTTTTCCATAATGGCTATATTGATTCACTTAATGTGCAATTTTTATACATACTTTTATTCCCACTTTTCTGGCCACATGCAtatgctgtttttctttttattttgttagcGGCAATTTACCATTTCACTATGTAAAGATATTCGATTTGTAATGAGATTTAGGAAAAAAGGTGATGATTAGCCTAGCAGCAGCGAACAGCCCGAGCTCTATTGCTTGTTTTGGTTTGGTTGAGTGCTTACGGATATGGCTCAACCCACTTCGGGGAATCGAATCGGCCATGAATACGGCCTCAGTTGGTAAAAAGGCAAGAATACTGAAATAAAAATTTGTAATTTATGAAtgatataaaataaataataatcgtTAAAATCAATATTAAAGCATACTTTAAATATTTGTAGTTAATATATTTGTGTTCATATTGAGCAAAGTAAGACGATAAAGTTAAGATGGCAGTATCTTTGTTTCACATACAAAAACAAATGTGGCATCACATACATTCATATTGCTGTGTCCTAATGCCGACGCCCCAAGAGACACTATCATACGAAGCGTAATGACCGATCCAACTTGGCGAAGGGGACCTTCCATAAATGGTTTGCTGTGCACACAGCGCATTCTCGACGTTCTCGTCGACTTGTTCGGCCGAACGTGAGCGGTTTGTCCATGCACTTTCTTCGCGGATACTTTGAAGAGGCAGTGCCCGAGTGCTCGTGGAACGGCCACCCAAGAATGGGCTGCTTCGGGTTGACTTCCgaagcgacttcgacagtgcgcTGCTATCCACGCACGAATGTGTTCTTCGACAACTGCGCCGGTTTCTGCTGCAACGTGCTCTTTGGCCAAGGCCCTCAAATTTGGAGTTGCTGGTTGATCGGTGAGCCCGGCGAAACGCGAGGCCGATAACCCTGCCGGAGAAAACAGGCGCTCGCGGTGGTCCGCTTCACAGACGACACCACGGGGGTCGACGGCATGCGTGAAGCCGGCCTCTGTAACGACTGGACCGGCTTGAAAAACGTTTACTTTGGGCTACGCAAGCCGTTCATAGATGGCCAGTACACATGCGCCGGTGCCGTCTACCACAGCGCCTTGGTTGACTTTCTGCCACGATTCAGGAGCATCAGCGGGTCCAGCGAGTTGCAACAACTCACCGAGCTGAACGTCAAATCATTTCACTGCGCCGGCGATTTGGACACGACTGAAGTGCTGTGCGACTCCGAGTTGACGTCGCCCAGGACGCTGTCGACGTCTCTCTGCGAGATGATTCGAAGGCCTTGCGACGGCCCGCGCTCTCCTGCCCATCTCTTAAAACTTAGATGTCGCGTGTACAGCAGGTTCCCGCGGTTTTAGCACTACCAGGAATACCTCGACCTGAGCGCCGGCGACGCGGCTGAGCTGACATTTGGCCGTCACAACGGCGGCCGGCTCACGTTCAGCCGGAGTTCTGCGCTTCGCTTCGCCCGATTTCCAGGCCCGCTGCAATGTGCAggagctgcgcatgcgcaccaagcATTGCGTTCTGCCTACGGAGCTGGGAGACCTGCGCGAAACCCCACGACAAGCTGCGCCGCCTCATTCTTGGCTACGACACGCTACAGTTTGACATGGAGACGTTCAAGGTAGGAGGTATTATACTTCACGCGGCGCAATGGGTAgcatgtctctttttttttcttacagcgaAGTTAGTATAGCGACCAGGATCACTCATAAACCTTATATGACTGCTTTCATGGTTCTATAAAAAAAGAACTCAATGAGTCCCGATGTCTCTATTCTGAAGAAGTGTTGGCATAGTTAAATGCAACAAGCAGTGAGGTTCCGACAATTAGGGGTTAAATGAAAATTGTTATACCTTCGTTTCTGGCCTACATTGAAGCATTACAAGAAACACCTTAGTTCTGCCTGTTGCGCGGGAGGACCATAAACGTAAAAAGATTTCATATTGAAGAGAAATAGGAACAACTCTGTGGCAGACCTGCACCGAAAATGTAAAGTGTCTATGGTAATTTTGTGCTCTGAAAATACTTACCCAATGCTTGCCTTCCCTGAATTTTTATAGTTTACACTTGGCATGTAGTTGCTATTCCCCGGTGTCTTTGGCGAATCATGCAAAACACGGGGACTTTAGTTCGTTGAAGAAGGAGGCGTGTCGTATTGGACGAATGATAAGTGTTCCATCTCTGCAGCCTATTTGCAACCCTTGTAGAAAGATATTTATTCAAGCCTTCCAGAGTGTAATACTGCCACTGCACGCTATATATCCCAACAACTGCACAAAACACCGAAGTCAACTTCGGTGGAAACAGTGGGGAGGTTAAGTGTAATATGTGGCGAAACCTTTGTATTCCTGGTATAAATAGAAGCACTTCCAGGAATTGCTGAACCCTCGTTTTTTTCATGTGTAGGAAGGTTTATTTATGTTTAATTGTACAAGTATCTGAGAGCACCAAAGGGTATTATTACAGAGGGGGCGGGGATTcttaacgaaaagaaaaacataagcAAAAAATGACCGCCCTTCCACTGCTGGGAAAGGGGGCGCACGCGAATCTCGGGGTCCAcagctcttcgttgtcgtaatgCCTCGCCTTCGCGCTCTCTCACGGCGcggtcggcacgtcgacgacgagcccttcctcgagcgagttcccggtggcgttcatcaaacgctgcctattcttcggccgaacgcacaACGAGTGGCCCGTTCTCACTGCCGCTTCTTCAACGCAGCGTGCTCTTCGGCAGAACAATTCAAACGCGGCCTCGCCATCTGTctgccgggcctgaactggcgggCGCGAGGAGAGCTAACACGCGATCACCACCCTTTCCCTCCTCGGAAGGGAGGGggcgccttgcgctgcgtctacttcttcatgcatatgAAACCCCGCTTTAAAGGTGGCGTATGATGAACTGACAATGGCGGAAATTCCTGCGCAGCGTACATGCTCTCAATAAGCAGCACTCTCGCGCAAGAAGTactttgtagatcgcgggcttttGGCATGCGATCACACAGTCTACATCCTCATAGGCTGTATAAACCAAGTATATTATGAAGATGTCATAGAGAGGACCTCCCATAACCGTAAACGGCAGAAACATAATGGAACATGAAGTGATGTCAATAACCGTTCTAAttgtccgttggagaatgtcgaAAAAATATACAGCATCCCTACAATCTATAATACTGTGATATTTGGTCTCGGAACGTGGACAGAGTCGACAGTGTTTTGACTACGGCACAAAGCAGCCCCtggaattcaaccaagttttctgGACGCATGCGTGTGTTCGCCCGAGTTTTGAGTGTGTAGATGCGTCCTCTTTGTAATATatcttcagttttgttttcgATGTAGTTAAAAAAAAACGACCTGGTGGTTTCGCAACCAGCAGGTCGGTGATGAATACTTGGGCCAACAAGCGATTTTTATTTTCGTTTGGCttgagtttctttttttacaacACCGAGGCCGCCACGAGTGAGGTAGTACAAACTTTACTTGAATATTGAGCTTATTTAAAAACGCATGCAGGAAGGTACAGGTGCAATATAAAGGAACAAGGAtagagagaagaaaaagcgtaGCGACAGCTTGACGTGCCTGTTGTGCCAGAGAATCACGTCATAGAAAAGGAAATGATGGTTTAACGTACGAAGCTGAATGATATGTGCTTACTACAGGTTAGACGATAAAAACGACTGAAACTAAGAGCGCGTTTTCCATTGAACAACATTCCTAGGAAGCGTATTCCAGTTTGTCGACGTAACCGAAACAATGAATTGTGGGAGAACATCATTGCAACAGTGTGTTTAAAGAACCTTAAGCTCGTGATCACATTGCAGATAAATGCAATGGGGTGCGAAAATGAACAAGCGCAGGTTTATTCCTGTGATACCAGAGTAAATTAGGCAAAAGAGTTCTAATTTCTTCGCTAAGTAGCGTTGTGCTAGTGTCTGCCAGccaatgtttttcttttgttaacGTAATATTTCTTTGGAAGTTGTTATTTCCAGAAACAAACCAGGCCAGGCAGTCTTAAGTGCGTTAGTGTTTGTCTAAAGGGTATAAGCCTTATGGGATGCCGAGGTTAGCAAGGGTACTCGAGTACTGTGCAAACACTAGAGTTGTAA
This genomic window from Dermacentor albipictus isolate Rhodes 1998 colony chromosome 9, USDA_Dalb.pri_finalv2, whole genome shotgun sequence contains:
- the LOC135914626 gene encoding uncharacterized protein translates to MMLSMAAAQTADVLVKKLATYHRHEVSELQLRNCVVANPSRLCTLISSCTELRCLRCVASSLKPYDVRILVLPALKKLETLEFTIDERLSPLQARSIRNLARCNFAPQFPSLQSIYVEVAGSDNIDIVSDLMLHFPNVNDLHVHFLRGQFGDASDKCRRLWESHQSLRRFTFTSEVPSTACQFAYTPMNSTDCGVLCGNVLCTRNPHTTGNRWLMRDLCCRKQALPNHQTLVVVRPSSTATEQMRQAGATNEWTRVKSLCLVLLGMFNNLQYPCADAAYHDALVYFLQQFRSINGHGEYEHMTELNVNSFHCADNLDMTAVLRDAGLTSLTALSASPCGIRRQGALGRLALACPSLNDLDVRVYTDVASCERCREGLDVDADDAAELAVSHNGGRLTFIGVPRFGSLEFLSRCNVRELRLGATDCDPPEGLGEQLGFNDRLRCLVLSYDGARLDLNLYKNLKGLRNLRLLSVLSTACYDNIYPRAYMQSVGSFMERLKVFHVHFTDTKGNTERLTWVRRAPTVVEQVYRLGPLLIAPVFFGRVLTGAPCVVCTTQTFIGLVKPKYRGVHTKF